The Sulfitobacter sp. S223 genome has a window encoding:
- a CDS encoding DMT family transporter — MTTGSPSQLTGYLAAWTIVFVWSFWLIVSRVAADSGLTIYDLAAMRYGLASFVAVPLCIYYKPWRGMKLTQIAVVSFILGPMYILSVFSGFLFAPAAHGGIFMNGVLPLVGILIGLLLFRASPSPRQLFGAALILVSAIVLAWDGTVTRGELAWIGDLLFIVGAVFFSFYVILSERWQLGAMQIIFCGTVVNAALYMPVYAMWLPSGLADAPTGPLLLQAVYQGFVPNLMGLLFIAHASRTIGNGNTSSILAAVPGGGGILGALILGESLSAISIAALVLLTVGLLISVRRRATVLPP, encoded by the coding sequence ATGACCACTGGCTCTCCTTCCCAACTGACCGGCTATCTGGCCGCATGGACGATTGTGTTTGTCTGGTCCTTCTGGCTGATCGTCAGTCGGGTGGCAGCGGATAGCGGTCTTACGATTTATGATCTGGCTGCGATGCGCTACGGGCTTGCGTCGTTTGTGGCAGTGCCTTTGTGCATTTATTACAAGCCTTGGCGCGGAATGAAGCTGACGCAAATTGCGGTGGTCTCGTTCATCCTCGGACCAATGTATATTCTTAGCGTCTTTTCAGGCTTTCTGTTTGCCCCCGCCGCACATGGGGGCATCTTTATGAACGGGGTGCTGCCGCTGGTGGGCATCTTGATCGGTCTTTTGTTGTTTCGCGCGTCGCCGTCCCCCCGACAGCTTTTTGGCGCTGCGTTGATCCTTGTCTCGGCCATTGTGCTGGCGTGGGACGGTACGGTCACACGCGGCGAACTTGCCTGGATCGGGGACCTGCTGTTTATCGTAGGCGCGGTCTTTTTCTCCTTCTACGTCATTTTGTCCGAGCGTTGGCAACTGGGCGCGATGCAGATTATCTTTTGCGGGACGGTGGTGAACGCTGCGTTGTATATGCCTGTGTATGCCATGTGGTTGCCCTCAGGTCTGGCGGACGCGCCAACCGGTCCACTGCTTCTGCAAGCTGTCTATCAGGGTTTTGTGCCAAATCTTATGGGGCTTTTGTTCATTGCCCATGCGTCGCGCACCATCGGCAATGGTAACACCTCCTCAATCCTTGCGGCAGTGCCGGGCGGCGGTGGTATTCTGGGCGCTCTCATTTTGGGAGAGAGCCTAAGCGCGATCAGTATCGCAGCACTTGTTTTGCTGACAGTGGGCCTGTTGATCAGCGTGCGCCGTCGCGCAACGGTCTTACCGCCATAG